In the Stigmatella erecta genome, one interval contains:
- a CDS encoding Fur family transcriptional regulator has translation MGAKKSSPQPTLAELQQKIRAVGLRSTSPRVAVLRELETASAPLSHADLVDALCDEGFDRVTLYRNLTDLTEAGLVLRSDLGDHVWRFELRRAGKEHQGFHAHFTCTDCGTVACLPEGAIALTPVKGAPRALANRAVEVQLRGVCDRCD, from the coding sequence ATGGGCGCCAAGAAGAGTTCTCCCCAACCCACGCTCGCCGAGCTCCAGCAGAAGATCCGCGCCGTGGGGCTGCGGAGCACCTCACCTCGCGTGGCCGTGCTGCGAGAGCTGGAGACGGCCTCCGCGCCCCTGAGCCACGCGGACCTCGTGGATGCCCTGTGCGACGAGGGCTTCGACCGGGTCACCCTCTACCGGAACCTGACGGACCTCACCGAGGCGGGGCTCGTGCTGCGCTCCGACCTGGGGGACCACGTGTGGCGCTTCGAGCTGCGCCGCGCGGGCAAGGAGCACCAGGGCTTCCACGCGCACTTCACCTGCACGGACTGCGGCACGGTGGCGTGCCTGCCCGAGGGCGCCATCGCCCTGACGCCCGTCAAGGGCGCCCCCCGGGCCCTGGCCAACCGCGCCGTGGAGGTCCAGCTGCGCGGCGTCTGCGACCGCTGCGACTGA
- a CDS encoding TonB C-terminal domain-containing protein gives MDAPVLEAPAVAAKPPVLLPRAPGLDSGAAIPPEPSRGRTLYPGDPSLSPEVLAAEEKARVGTRVQAFAENELATLRVRNGLVDAYFGRIDTALEKQLENAPLFGGEQGRLKQMAQAYQDRAARYGAGRAGDAPVHERAAPSALERLDSLSRGNPQDNGMRALLQAGESMQRLAEPPGGLVVILELQQAPDGQLRSVQVVEASGNPAFDAYVVDAVPPALAGLGPPTGKALGVREDGIRSRWAVEGRVVYLRKLKDMKGQDAWYVATMAGLGVLSGRFEETTGDLEAVDLLHPRFVCRSRLLQVW, from the coding sequence TTGGACGCACCGGTCCTGGAGGCACCGGCGGTGGCCGCGAAGCCGCCCGTGCTCCTCCCTCGCGCCCCGGGCCTGGACAGCGGCGCCGCAATCCCCCCGGAGCCCTCCCGGGGGCGGACGCTCTACCCGGGAGACCCGAGCCTGTCCCCCGAGGTGCTCGCCGCCGAGGAGAAGGCCCGCGTGGGCACCCGGGTGCAGGCCTTCGCCGAGAACGAGCTGGCCACGCTCCGGGTGCGCAACGGCCTGGTGGATGCCTACTTCGGCCGCATCGACACCGCGCTGGAGAAGCAGTTGGAGAACGCACCGCTCTTCGGCGGGGAGCAGGGCCGCCTGAAGCAGATGGCCCAGGCGTACCAGGACAGGGCCGCCCGCTATGGCGCGGGGCGGGCCGGTGACGCCCCCGTGCACGAGCGCGCGGCGCCCAGCGCCCTCGAGCGGCTCGACTCCCTCTCCCGGGGCAACCCCCAGGACAACGGGATGCGGGCCCTGCTGCAAGCGGGCGAGTCCATGCAGCGCCTCGCCGAGCCTCCCGGCGGGCTCGTCGTCATCTTGGAGCTCCAGCAGGCCCCGGATGGCCAGCTCCGCTCGGTCCAGGTGGTGGAGGCCAGCGGCAACCCGGCCTTCGACGCCTATGTGGTGGACGCCGTGCCCCCGGCGCTCGCGGGCCTGGGGCCGCCCACCGGCAAGGCGCTGGGCGTGCGCGAGGACGGCATCCGCTCGCGCTGGGCCGTCGAGGGCCGCGTCGTCTACCTCCGGAAGCTCAAGGACATGAAGGGCCAGGACGCGTGGTACGTGGCCACCATGGCCGGGCTGGGCGTGCTCTCCGGCCGCTTCGAGGAGACCACGGGTGACCTCGAGGCCGTGGACCTGCTCCACCCGCGCTTCGTCTGCCGCTCGCGCCTGCTCCAGGTGTGGTGA
- a CDS encoding metallophosphoesterase, which produces MRLRLSRRLDARATLNVASTATAPNRLRPARNELVVRDEAETLRLRWRDYFALNEHLLHVPGLSPEHDGLRVAQLSDVHVGQATSAVRIRRAVEAVNASAPDLVFLTGDYVTHSPKPLPRVRELLAGLRGPVFVVMGNHDHWVNAPYLREGFEQLGYTVLQNEHRVVHVRGAPATVLGVDDGRTGRDDVEATFRGAPTSGTRLVLAHTPPTIEKLPPHQGLVQFSGHTHGGQFVVRGLTEAVFRRAGQPYIRGHYTVRGNQLYVNQGLGFGFGGPYLRRGTQPEVAFFTLRAAPALQPAL; this is translated from the coding sequence ATGCGCTTGAGACTCTCCCGCCGCCTCGATGCCCGCGCCACCCTGAACGTGGCCTCCACCGCCACGGCCCCCAACAGGCTGCGTCCGGCACGGAACGAGCTCGTGGTCCGGGATGAGGCCGAGACGCTGCGGCTGCGCTGGCGGGACTACTTCGCGCTCAACGAGCACCTGCTGCACGTGCCGGGGCTGAGCCCGGAGCATGACGGGCTGCGCGTGGCGCAGCTGTCGGACGTGCACGTGGGCCAGGCCACCTCCGCGGTGCGCATCCGCCGCGCGGTGGAGGCCGTGAACGCCTCGGCGCCGGACCTGGTGTTCCTCACGGGCGACTACGTCACCCACAGCCCCAAGCCGCTGCCGCGCGTGCGCGAGCTGCTGGCGGGGCTCCGGGGCCCGGTGTTCGTGGTGATGGGCAACCATGACCACTGGGTGAACGCGCCCTACCTGCGCGAGGGCTTCGAGCAGCTGGGCTACACGGTGCTCCAGAACGAGCACCGGGTGGTGCACGTGCGCGGGGCTCCCGCCACGGTGCTCGGCGTGGACGATGGGCGCACGGGCCGCGACGACGTGGAGGCTACCTTCCGGGGCGCGCCCACGAGCGGCACGCGGCTGGTGCTGGCCCACACCCCGCCCACCATCGAGAAGCTGCCGCCGCACCAGGGGCTGGTGCAGTTCTCCGGGCACACGCACGGCGGCCAGTTCGTGGTGCGCGGGCTCACCGAGGCCGTCTTCCGCCGCGCGGGCCAGCCCTACATCCGCGGCCACTACACCGTGCGCGGCAACCAGCTCTACGTGAACCAGGGGCTGGGCTTCGGCTTCGGCGGGCCCTACCTGCGGCGCGGCACCCAGCCCGAGGTGGCCTTCTTCACGCTGCGCGCCGCCCCCGCCCTCCAGCCGGCCCTGTAG
- a CDS encoding TetR/AcrR family transcriptional regulator, which yields MGKRGPPPSFDRAEALRQAMNVFWEHGYEGATISQLKEAMGGLCAPSIYAAFGSKEALFREAVELYRTDSRPFWGDEQPTARSAIETLLRNAAIRYSTPGQPRGCMVDLGTTLSSPSNRGIQDYLRACRHEAAAKIRARLQRGIAEGDLDARTDVEALTAFYTTVLQGLSTQASDGASRQTMMAAAGCAMAAWDTLSGAAQVPTAPSRS from the coding sequence ATGGGTAAGAGAGGTCCGCCCCCGAGCTTCGATCGTGCCGAGGCGCTGCGCCAGGCGATGAACGTCTTCTGGGAGCACGGCTACGAAGGGGCGACCATCTCCCAGCTCAAGGAGGCGATGGGCGGGCTGTGCGCGCCCAGCATCTACGCCGCGTTCGGCTCGAAGGAGGCGCTGTTCCGCGAGGCGGTGGAGCTCTACCGCACGGACAGCCGGCCCTTCTGGGGCGACGAGCAGCCCACGGCGCGCTCCGCCATCGAGACGCTGCTGCGCAACGCCGCCATCCGCTACTCCACGCCCGGCCAGCCGCGCGGCTGCATGGTGGATCTCGGCACGACGCTCAGCTCGCCCAGCAACCGCGGCATCCAGGACTACCTGCGGGCCTGCCGGCACGAGGCGGCCGCGAAGATCCGCGCGCGGCTCCAGCGCGGCATCGCCGAGGGCGACTTGGATGCCCGGACGGATGTGGAGGCACTCACGGCCTTCTACACCACGGTGCTCCAGGGGCTCTCGACGCAGGCCAGCGACGGCGCCTCCCGGCAGACGATGATGGCGGCCGCCGGCTGCGCGATGGCGGCCTGGGACACGCTGTCGGGCGCGGCCCAGGTCCCCACCGCTCCTAGCCGTTCCTAG